Proteins from one Carassius auratus strain Wakin linkage group LG28B, ASM336829v1, whole genome shotgun sequence genomic window:
- the LOC113067639 gene encoding centriolar coiled-coil protein of 110 kDa-like isoform X1, which translates to MSRLLQLCGGNMDRYEDFCARILSELRSEMMHERSCSSARAREGAHSRICFNGRPLLSPVLSEKQRREMVEYKKRASQMEAERQIHYNKNLLNQIQTILWTNEAPQILDVPKPSEQCPSPSPKTDSRNGFTVADTADISPAGATEPYIWSNEPPVTPSAELHGVRRRKSTEEKHMQEDIQTEGVCLQNLLKKSREFMEKEQGKQGSKVISNTMVDPSRILSESPPVKENSCSLDESAFGLPFYIPSPNQTSPSNLISPEPGLKPGLIARPHHGRPRPISAGSIFFSLVENPNQPNMTANARPLEVKTTATQDRKLLGVENVCMGRYDDHSTLGHPETSPVDPELTSPLFRRRCHTLDSHLSSRHQSPVIDRSQERMPRFMAGVTARTPTRLSPPSPMNKTFTRDGPVAAFMGSGITPDSPSHAKLPFEMERNSVISTALKERRTDEMQWQVHALEDMQRSLEDDYSFRMSCLMEEQEREQLHLSQESEERVRRLRAQGGLSPVAGEDGCERYPLLSPLSPGDRSPRHSVPTIGFPSTSSDVLSPSKQTPMYMRILNHSAGKRNRLSQVVTAEQQRALCHLTAAVKGFLIRRLLKTEKVKHLRQTVQDTQEFIRSFSTDAPQRSVSLSEQDLCLRERVRAQLRAALFDIHDIFFTMTLEERLCLLQQDRELRSERKLREMEKAKSPKDKVILSAATQKSLERKKRVGESPGQPRRAQKTKSPPTNSSVPESVCCVEGSCSPVRARTLLFQASRSCAVGVTRRPQKRECSILRG; encoded by the exons ATGTCTAGGCTGCTCCAGCTGTGTGGAGGAAACATGGACCGCTATGAGGATTTCTGCGCACGCATTCTGTCTGAGCTGCGGTCGGAGATGATGCACGAGAGGAGCTGCAGTAGCGCGCGTGCTCGAGAGGGCGCGCACTCGCGCATCTGCTTCAACGGCAGGCCGCTGTTGTCTCCGGTT CTAAGTGAGAAACAACGAAGGGAGATGGTTGAATACAAGAAAAGAGCTTCACAAATGGAGGCCGAGAGACAGATTCATTACAACAAAAACCTCCTCAATCAGATTCAGACCATTCTTTGGACCAATGAG GCACCACAAATATTGGACGTGCCAAAGCCTTCAGAGCAGTGCCCTTCTCCCTCTCCGAAAACAGACTCCAGGAATGGTTTTACAGTAGCTGATACTGCAGACATTTCACCGGCTGGAGCCACAGAGCCGTACATTTGGTCTAATGAGCCACCGGTGACCCCTTCAGCTGAGCTGCATGGAGTGAGGAGAAGAAAATCCACAgaagaaaaacacatgcaagaGGACATTCAGACGGAAGGAGTTTGCCTGCAGAACCTACTCAAGAAATCACGCGAATTCATGGAAAAGGAGCAAGGTAaacaggggtcaaaggtcatcagCAACACAATGGTTGATCCGAGCAGGATCCTCTCTGAAAGCCCGCCAGTTAAAGAAAACAGCTGTTCTTTGGATGAGAGTGCCTTTGGGTTACCCTTTTATATTCCCTCTCCAAACCAAACCTCTCCCAGTAACCTGATAAGCCCAGAACCCGGTCTAAAGCCCGGTTTAATAGCCAGACCCCACCACGGACGTCCTCGTCCCATTTCTGCCGGGAGCATCTTCTTTTCTTTGGTTGAAAACCCCAACCAACCGAACATGACAGCGAATGCAAGGCCACTGGAAGTCAAAACAACTGCAACACAGGACAGGAAGCTACTCGGGGTGGAAAATGTATGTATGGGTCGATATGATGATCACTCGACCCTGGGACACCCGGAAACTTCTCCAGTGGATCCTGAGCTCACAAGCCCTCTGTTTCGAAGGAGATGCCACACGCTGGATAGCCACCTGTCCTCACGCCATCAGAGTCCCGTCATAGACCGGAGCCAGGAGAGAATGCCTCGGTTTATGGCCGGGGTCACCGCAAGAACGCCCACTCGACTGTCTCCTCCCTCACCCATGAACAAGACGTTCACACGGGACGGTCCTGTAGCAGCATTTATGGGGTCTGGGATCACCCCAGACTCTCCTTCTCATGCCAAACTACCTTTTGAGATGGAGAGAAACAGTGTTATTAGCACTGCGCTGAAAGAAAGGAGAACAG ATGAGATGCAATGGCAAGTCCACGCTCTAGAAGACATGCAGAGGTCTCTGGAGGACGATTATTCTTTCCGGATGTCCTGTCTGATGGAGGAACAAGAGCGAGAACAACTGCACCTCAGTCAG GAGTCAGAGGAGCGGGTCAGGAGACTGAGGGCTCAGGGTGGTCTGAGTCCTGTAGCCGGTGAGGACGGGTGTGAACGTTACCCGTTACTGAGTCCTTTAAGCCCAGGAGACAGATCGCCAAGACACTCTGTGCCAACCATTG GTTTCCCTTCCACCAGTTCGGATGTGTTATCCCCTTCGAAACAGACTCCCATGTATATGAGAATCCTGAATCACAGCGCCGGCAAGAGAAACAGACTGAGCCAG GTTGTGACAGCGGAGCAGCAGAGGGCACTGTGTCACCTCACTGCAGCCGTGAAGGGCTTCCTCATCAGACGACTGCTGAAAACGGAGAAAGTCAAGCACCTGCGGCAAACGGTGCAG GACACGCAAGAGTTTATCCGTTCGTTCAGCACTGATGCTCCTCAGAGAAGCGTCTCTCTGTCCGAGCAGGATCTGTGTCTGCGGGAGCGCGTCAGAGCGCAG TTACGCGCGGCCTTGTTTGACATTCATGATATCTTCTTCACGATGACACTGGAGGAGCGTCTGTGTCTGCTGCAGCAAGACCGAGAGCTGCGCTCCGAGAGGAAGCTCAGAGAGATG GAAAAAGCTAAAAGTCCCAAGGACAAGGTGATTTTGTCGGCTGCTACCCAGAAATCtcttgaaagaaagaaaag AGTTGGGGAATCTCCAGGTCAGCCCAGAAGAGCTCAGAAGACCAAGAGTCCTCCTACAAATAG CAGTGTTCCTGAGTCTGTGTGTTGTGTTGAAGGATCCTGCAGCCCAGTCAGGGCCAGAACGCTCCTGTTTCAGGCCAGCCGCTCCTGCGCCGTGG GAGTTACAAGAAGACCCCAGAAGAGAGAGTGCAGCATTCTGAGAGGCTGA
- the LOC113067639 gene encoding centriolar coiled-coil protein of 110 kDa-like isoform X2 translates to MSRLLQLCGGNMDRYEDFCARILSELRSEMMHERSCSSARAREGAHSRICFNGRPLLSPVLSEKQRREMVEYKKRASQMEAERQIHYNKNLLNQIQTILWTNEAPQILDVPKPSEQCPSPSPKTDSRNGFTVADTADISPAGATEPYIWSNEPPVTPSAELHGVRRRKSTEEKHMQEDIQTEGVCLQNLLKKSREFMEKEQGKQGSKVISNTMVDPSRILSESPPVKENSCSLDESAFGLPFYIPSPNQTSPSNLISPEPGLKPGLIARPHHGRPRPISAGSIFFSLVENPNQPNMTANARPLEVKTTATQDRKLLGVENVCMGRYDDHSTLGHPETSPVDPELTSPLFRRRCHTLDSHLSSRHQSPVIDRSQERMPRFMAGVTARTPTRLSPPSPMNKTFTRDGPVAAFMGSGITPDSPSHAKLPFEMERNSVISTALKERRTDEMQWQVHALEDMQRSLEDDYSFRMSCLMEEQEREQLHLSQESEERVRRLRAQGGLSPVAGEDGCERYPLLSPLSPGDRSPRHSVPTIGFPSTSSDVLSPSKQTPMYMRILNHSAGKRNRLSQVVTAEQQRALCHLTAAVKGFLIRRLLKTEKVKHLRQTVQDTQEFIRSFSTDAPQRSVSLSEQDLCLRERVRAQLRAALFDIHDIFFTMTLEERLCLLQQDRELRSERKLREMEKAKSPKDKVILSAATQKSLERKKRVGESPGQPRRAQKTKSPPTNRILQPSQGQNAPVSGQPLLRRGSYKKTPEERVQHSERLKKQHSLG, encoded by the exons ATGTCTAGGCTGCTCCAGCTGTGTGGAGGAAACATGGACCGCTATGAGGATTTCTGCGCACGCATTCTGTCTGAGCTGCGGTCGGAGATGATGCACGAGAGGAGCTGCAGTAGCGCGCGTGCTCGAGAGGGCGCGCACTCGCGCATCTGCTTCAACGGCAGGCCGCTGTTGTCTCCGGTT CTAAGTGAGAAACAACGAAGGGAGATGGTTGAATACAAGAAAAGAGCTTCACAAATGGAGGCCGAGAGACAGATTCATTACAACAAAAACCTCCTCAATCAGATTCAGACCATTCTTTGGACCAATGAG GCACCACAAATATTGGACGTGCCAAAGCCTTCAGAGCAGTGCCCTTCTCCCTCTCCGAAAACAGACTCCAGGAATGGTTTTACAGTAGCTGATACTGCAGACATTTCACCGGCTGGAGCCACAGAGCCGTACATTTGGTCTAATGAGCCACCGGTGACCCCTTCAGCTGAGCTGCATGGAGTGAGGAGAAGAAAATCCACAgaagaaaaacacatgcaagaGGACATTCAGACGGAAGGAGTTTGCCTGCAGAACCTACTCAAGAAATCACGCGAATTCATGGAAAAGGAGCAAGGTAaacaggggtcaaaggtcatcagCAACACAATGGTTGATCCGAGCAGGATCCTCTCTGAAAGCCCGCCAGTTAAAGAAAACAGCTGTTCTTTGGATGAGAGTGCCTTTGGGTTACCCTTTTATATTCCCTCTCCAAACCAAACCTCTCCCAGTAACCTGATAAGCCCAGAACCCGGTCTAAAGCCCGGTTTAATAGCCAGACCCCACCACGGACGTCCTCGTCCCATTTCTGCCGGGAGCATCTTCTTTTCTTTGGTTGAAAACCCCAACCAACCGAACATGACAGCGAATGCAAGGCCACTGGAAGTCAAAACAACTGCAACACAGGACAGGAAGCTACTCGGGGTGGAAAATGTATGTATGGGTCGATATGATGATCACTCGACCCTGGGACACCCGGAAACTTCTCCAGTGGATCCTGAGCTCACAAGCCCTCTGTTTCGAAGGAGATGCCACACGCTGGATAGCCACCTGTCCTCACGCCATCAGAGTCCCGTCATAGACCGGAGCCAGGAGAGAATGCCTCGGTTTATGGCCGGGGTCACCGCAAGAACGCCCACTCGACTGTCTCCTCCCTCACCCATGAACAAGACGTTCACACGGGACGGTCCTGTAGCAGCATTTATGGGGTCTGGGATCACCCCAGACTCTCCTTCTCATGCCAAACTACCTTTTGAGATGGAGAGAAACAGTGTTATTAGCACTGCGCTGAAAGAAAGGAGAACAG ATGAGATGCAATGGCAAGTCCACGCTCTAGAAGACATGCAGAGGTCTCTGGAGGACGATTATTCTTTCCGGATGTCCTGTCTGATGGAGGAACAAGAGCGAGAACAACTGCACCTCAGTCAG GAGTCAGAGGAGCGGGTCAGGAGACTGAGGGCTCAGGGTGGTCTGAGTCCTGTAGCCGGTGAGGACGGGTGTGAACGTTACCCGTTACTGAGTCCTTTAAGCCCAGGAGACAGATCGCCAAGACACTCTGTGCCAACCATTG GTTTCCCTTCCACCAGTTCGGATGTGTTATCCCCTTCGAAACAGACTCCCATGTATATGAGAATCCTGAATCACAGCGCCGGCAAGAGAAACAGACTGAGCCAG GTTGTGACAGCGGAGCAGCAGAGGGCACTGTGTCACCTCACTGCAGCCGTGAAGGGCTTCCTCATCAGACGACTGCTGAAAACGGAGAAAGTCAAGCACCTGCGGCAAACGGTGCAG GACACGCAAGAGTTTATCCGTTCGTTCAGCACTGATGCTCCTCAGAGAAGCGTCTCTCTGTCCGAGCAGGATCTGTGTCTGCGGGAGCGCGTCAGAGCGCAG TTACGCGCGGCCTTGTTTGACATTCATGATATCTTCTTCACGATGACACTGGAGGAGCGTCTGTGTCTGCTGCAGCAAGACCGAGAGCTGCGCTCCGAGAGGAAGCTCAGAGAGATG GAAAAAGCTAAAAGTCCCAAGGACAAGGTGATTTTGTCGGCTGCTACCCAGAAATCtcttgaaagaaagaaaag AGTTGGGGAATCTCCAGGTCAGCCCAGAAGAGCTCAGAAGACCAAGAGTCCTCCTACAAATAG GATCCTGCAGCCCAGTCAGGGCCAGAACGCTCCTGTTTCAGGCCAGCCGCTCCTGCGCCGTGG GAGTTACAAGAAGACCCCAGAAGAGAGAGTGCAGCATTCTGAGAGGCTGAAGAAACAGCATTCACTGGGCTGA
- the LOC113067639 gene encoding centriolar coiled-coil protein of 110 kDa-like isoform X4, with protein MSRLLQLCGGNMDRYEDFCARILSELRSEMMHERSCSSARAREGAHSRICFNGRPLLSPVLSEKQRREMVEYKKRASQMEAERQIHYNKNLLNQIQTILWTNEAPQILDVPKPSEQCPSPSPKTDSRNGFTVADTADISPAGATEPYIWSNEPPVTPSAELHGVRRRKSTEEKHMQEDIQTEGVCLQNLLKKSREFMEKEQGKQGSKVISNTMVDPSRILSESPPVKENSCSLDESAFGLPFYIPSPNQTSPSNLISPEPGLKPGLIARPHHGRPRPISAGSIFFSLVENPNQPNMTANARPLEVKTTATQDRKLLGVENVCMGRYDDHSTLGHPETSPVDPELTSPLFRRRCHTLDSHLSSRHQSPVIDRSQERMPRFMAGVTARTPTRLSPPSPMNKTFTRDGPVAAFMGSGITPDSPSHAKLPFEMERNSVISTALKERRTDEMQWQVHALEDMQRSLEDDYSFRMSCLMEEQEREQLHLSQESEERVRRLRAQGGLSPVAGEDGCERYPLLSPLSPGDRSPRHSVPTIGFPSTSSDVLSPSKQTPMYMRILNHSAGKRNRLSQVVTAEQQRALCHLTAAVKGFLIRRLLKTEKVKHLRQTVQDTQEFIRSFSTDAPQRSVSLSEQDLCLRERVRAQLRAALFDIHDIFFTMTLEERLCLLQQDRELRSERKLREMEKAKSPKDKVILSAATQKSLERKKRVGESPGQPRRAQKTKSPPTNRSYKKTPEERVQHSERLKKQHSLG; from the exons ATGTCTAGGCTGCTCCAGCTGTGTGGAGGAAACATGGACCGCTATGAGGATTTCTGCGCACGCATTCTGTCTGAGCTGCGGTCGGAGATGATGCACGAGAGGAGCTGCAGTAGCGCGCGTGCTCGAGAGGGCGCGCACTCGCGCATCTGCTTCAACGGCAGGCCGCTGTTGTCTCCGGTT CTAAGTGAGAAACAACGAAGGGAGATGGTTGAATACAAGAAAAGAGCTTCACAAATGGAGGCCGAGAGACAGATTCATTACAACAAAAACCTCCTCAATCAGATTCAGACCATTCTTTGGACCAATGAG GCACCACAAATATTGGACGTGCCAAAGCCTTCAGAGCAGTGCCCTTCTCCCTCTCCGAAAACAGACTCCAGGAATGGTTTTACAGTAGCTGATACTGCAGACATTTCACCGGCTGGAGCCACAGAGCCGTACATTTGGTCTAATGAGCCACCGGTGACCCCTTCAGCTGAGCTGCATGGAGTGAGGAGAAGAAAATCCACAgaagaaaaacacatgcaagaGGACATTCAGACGGAAGGAGTTTGCCTGCAGAACCTACTCAAGAAATCACGCGAATTCATGGAAAAGGAGCAAGGTAaacaggggtcaaaggtcatcagCAACACAATGGTTGATCCGAGCAGGATCCTCTCTGAAAGCCCGCCAGTTAAAGAAAACAGCTGTTCTTTGGATGAGAGTGCCTTTGGGTTACCCTTTTATATTCCCTCTCCAAACCAAACCTCTCCCAGTAACCTGATAAGCCCAGAACCCGGTCTAAAGCCCGGTTTAATAGCCAGACCCCACCACGGACGTCCTCGTCCCATTTCTGCCGGGAGCATCTTCTTTTCTTTGGTTGAAAACCCCAACCAACCGAACATGACAGCGAATGCAAGGCCACTGGAAGTCAAAACAACTGCAACACAGGACAGGAAGCTACTCGGGGTGGAAAATGTATGTATGGGTCGATATGATGATCACTCGACCCTGGGACACCCGGAAACTTCTCCAGTGGATCCTGAGCTCACAAGCCCTCTGTTTCGAAGGAGATGCCACACGCTGGATAGCCACCTGTCCTCACGCCATCAGAGTCCCGTCATAGACCGGAGCCAGGAGAGAATGCCTCGGTTTATGGCCGGGGTCACCGCAAGAACGCCCACTCGACTGTCTCCTCCCTCACCCATGAACAAGACGTTCACACGGGACGGTCCTGTAGCAGCATTTATGGGGTCTGGGATCACCCCAGACTCTCCTTCTCATGCCAAACTACCTTTTGAGATGGAGAGAAACAGTGTTATTAGCACTGCGCTGAAAGAAAGGAGAACAG ATGAGATGCAATGGCAAGTCCACGCTCTAGAAGACATGCAGAGGTCTCTGGAGGACGATTATTCTTTCCGGATGTCCTGTCTGATGGAGGAACAAGAGCGAGAACAACTGCACCTCAGTCAG GAGTCAGAGGAGCGGGTCAGGAGACTGAGGGCTCAGGGTGGTCTGAGTCCTGTAGCCGGTGAGGACGGGTGTGAACGTTACCCGTTACTGAGTCCTTTAAGCCCAGGAGACAGATCGCCAAGACACTCTGTGCCAACCATTG GTTTCCCTTCCACCAGTTCGGATGTGTTATCCCCTTCGAAACAGACTCCCATGTATATGAGAATCCTGAATCACAGCGCCGGCAAGAGAAACAGACTGAGCCAG GTTGTGACAGCGGAGCAGCAGAGGGCACTGTGTCACCTCACTGCAGCCGTGAAGGGCTTCCTCATCAGACGACTGCTGAAAACGGAGAAAGTCAAGCACCTGCGGCAAACGGTGCAG GACACGCAAGAGTTTATCCGTTCGTTCAGCACTGATGCTCCTCAGAGAAGCGTCTCTCTGTCCGAGCAGGATCTGTGTCTGCGGGAGCGCGTCAGAGCGCAG TTACGCGCGGCCTTGTTTGACATTCATGATATCTTCTTCACGATGACACTGGAGGAGCGTCTGTGTCTGCTGCAGCAAGACCGAGAGCTGCGCTCCGAGAGGAAGCTCAGAGAGATG GAAAAAGCTAAAAGTCCCAAGGACAAGGTGATTTTGTCGGCTGCTACCCAGAAATCtcttgaaagaaagaaaag AGTTGGGGAATCTCCAGGTCAGCCCAGAAGAGCTCAGAAGACCAAGAGTCCTCCTACAAATAG GAGTTACAAGAAGACCCCAGAAGAGAGAGTGCAGCATTCTGAGAGGCTGAAGAAACAGCATTCACTGGGCTGA
- the LOC113067639 gene encoding centriolar coiled-coil protein of 110 kDa-like isoform X3 yields the protein MDRYEDFCARILSELRSEMMHERSCSSARAREGAHSRICFNGRPLLSPVLSEKQRREMVEYKKRASQMEAERQIHYNKNLLNQIQTILWTNEAPQILDVPKPSEQCPSPSPKTDSRNGFTVADTADISPAGATEPYIWSNEPPVTPSAELHGVRRRKSTEEKHMQEDIQTEGVCLQNLLKKSREFMEKEQGKQGSKVISNTMVDPSRILSESPPVKENSCSLDESAFGLPFYIPSPNQTSPSNLISPEPGLKPGLIARPHHGRPRPISAGSIFFSLVENPNQPNMTANARPLEVKTTATQDRKLLGVENVCMGRYDDHSTLGHPETSPVDPELTSPLFRRRCHTLDSHLSSRHQSPVIDRSQERMPRFMAGVTARTPTRLSPPSPMNKTFTRDGPVAAFMGSGITPDSPSHAKLPFEMERNSVISTALKERRTDEMQWQVHALEDMQRSLEDDYSFRMSCLMEEQEREQLHLSQESEERVRRLRAQGGLSPVAGEDGCERYPLLSPLSPGDRSPRHSVPTIGFPSTSSDVLSPSKQTPMYMRILNHSAGKRNRLSQVVTAEQQRALCHLTAAVKGFLIRRLLKTEKVKHLRQTVQDTQEFIRSFSTDAPQRSVSLSEQDLCLRERVRAQLRAALFDIHDIFFTMTLEERLCLLQQDRELRSERKLREMEKAKSPKDKVILSAATQKSLERKKRVGESPGQPRRAQKTKSPPTNSSVPESVCCVEGSCSPVRARTLLFQASRSCAVGVTRRPQKRECSILRG from the exons ATGGACCGCTATGAGGATTTCTGCGCACGCATTCTGTCTGAGCTGCGGTCGGAGATGATGCACGAGAGGAGCTGCAGTAGCGCGCGTGCTCGAGAGGGCGCGCACTCGCGCATCTGCTTCAACGGCAGGCCGCTGTTGTCTCCGGTT CTAAGTGAGAAACAACGAAGGGAGATGGTTGAATACAAGAAAAGAGCTTCACAAATGGAGGCCGAGAGACAGATTCATTACAACAAAAACCTCCTCAATCAGATTCAGACCATTCTTTGGACCAATGAG GCACCACAAATATTGGACGTGCCAAAGCCTTCAGAGCAGTGCCCTTCTCCCTCTCCGAAAACAGACTCCAGGAATGGTTTTACAGTAGCTGATACTGCAGACATTTCACCGGCTGGAGCCACAGAGCCGTACATTTGGTCTAATGAGCCACCGGTGACCCCTTCAGCTGAGCTGCATGGAGTGAGGAGAAGAAAATCCACAgaagaaaaacacatgcaagaGGACATTCAGACGGAAGGAGTTTGCCTGCAGAACCTACTCAAGAAATCACGCGAATTCATGGAAAAGGAGCAAGGTAaacaggggtcaaaggtcatcagCAACACAATGGTTGATCCGAGCAGGATCCTCTCTGAAAGCCCGCCAGTTAAAGAAAACAGCTGTTCTTTGGATGAGAGTGCCTTTGGGTTACCCTTTTATATTCCCTCTCCAAACCAAACCTCTCCCAGTAACCTGATAAGCCCAGAACCCGGTCTAAAGCCCGGTTTAATAGCCAGACCCCACCACGGACGTCCTCGTCCCATTTCTGCCGGGAGCATCTTCTTTTCTTTGGTTGAAAACCCCAACCAACCGAACATGACAGCGAATGCAAGGCCACTGGAAGTCAAAACAACTGCAACACAGGACAGGAAGCTACTCGGGGTGGAAAATGTATGTATGGGTCGATATGATGATCACTCGACCCTGGGACACCCGGAAACTTCTCCAGTGGATCCTGAGCTCACAAGCCCTCTGTTTCGAAGGAGATGCCACACGCTGGATAGCCACCTGTCCTCACGCCATCAGAGTCCCGTCATAGACCGGAGCCAGGAGAGAATGCCTCGGTTTATGGCCGGGGTCACCGCAAGAACGCCCACTCGACTGTCTCCTCCCTCACCCATGAACAAGACGTTCACACGGGACGGTCCTGTAGCAGCATTTATGGGGTCTGGGATCACCCCAGACTCTCCTTCTCATGCCAAACTACCTTTTGAGATGGAGAGAAACAGTGTTATTAGCACTGCGCTGAAAGAAAGGAGAACAG ATGAGATGCAATGGCAAGTCCACGCTCTAGAAGACATGCAGAGGTCTCTGGAGGACGATTATTCTTTCCGGATGTCCTGTCTGATGGAGGAACAAGAGCGAGAACAACTGCACCTCAGTCAG GAGTCAGAGGAGCGGGTCAGGAGACTGAGGGCTCAGGGTGGTCTGAGTCCTGTAGCCGGTGAGGACGGGTGTGAACGTTACCCGTTACTGAGTCCTTTAAGCCCAGGAGACAGATCGCCAAGACACTCTGTGCCAACCATTG GTTTCCCTTCCACCAGTTCGGATGTGTTATCCCCTTCGAAACAGACTCCCATGTATATGAGAATCCTGAATCACAGCGCCGGCAAGAGAAACAGACTGAGCCAG GTTGTGACAGCGGAGCAGCAGAGGGCACTGTGTCACCTCACTGCAGCCGTGAAGGGCTTCCTCATCAGACGACTGCTGAAAACGGAGAAAGTCAAGCACCTGCGGCAAACGGTGCAG GACACGCAAGAGTTTATCCGTTCGTTCAGCACTGATGCTCCTCAGAGAAGCGTCTCTCTGTCCGAGCAGGATCTGTGTCTGCGGGAGCGCGTCAGAGCGCAG TTACGCGCGGCCTTGTTTGACATTCATGATATCTTCTTCACGATGACACTGGAGGAGCGTCTGTGTCTGCTGCAGCAAGACCGAGAGCTGCGCTCCGAGAGGAAGCTCAGAGAGATG GAAAAAGCTAAAAGTCCCAAGGACAAGGTGATTTTGTCGGCTGCTACCCAGAAATCtcttgaaagaaagaaaag AGTTGGGGAATCTCCAGGTCAGCCCAGAAGAGCTCAGAAGACCAAGAGTCCTCCTACAAATAG CAGTGTTCCTGAGTCTGTGTGTTGTGTTGAAGGATCCTGCAGCCCAGTCAGGGCCAGAACGCTCCTGTTTCAGGCCAGCCGCTCCTGCGCCGTGG GAGTTACAAGAAGACCCCAGAAGAGAGAGTGCAGCATTCTGAGAGGCTGA